The Polyodon spathula isolate WHYD16114869_AA chromosome 3, ASM1765450v1, whole genome shotgun sequence genome has a segment encoding these proteins:
- the LOC121310524 gene encoding zinc finger MYND domain-containing protein 11-like isoform X3 — MHPKETMRQLGQAVKDGLVVETLTVGCKGSKAGIEQEGYWLPGDEIEQGTEGSKEWESESHDWYCFECHLPGDVLACDSCFRVYHLKCMSEEWKPRESSAHWHCTVCRTSKKKSCNKQEMSKYLRFIVQRMKERAIDLNKKGKDCKHLMYKRLIHTPLDVSNIQENVNEGKYKSFEEFKADAKLIVHNTAILYGVHSDQAERARLLYSDTCHELNELQLCKNCFYLSNARPDSWFCYPCMPNHELVWAKMKGFGYWPAKVLQREDSQVDVRFFGHQHQRAWIPSDNIQDIKVNVQQLQVKRSMGWKKACDELQLHQRFLREGRLWKTKVEDRHEEEAESGISSTSNEQLKVTQEPKAKKGRRSQHLEPKEEDPEPEIEAVSSSQEIPTTHHQPEKVSVSTQTKKTSASSPRTLPRSTQTNNDGVCQNMCHEKYTKIFNDVKERMKADNKRETERVLREALEKLRTDMEEEKRKAVSNMQAEMDRKCKQVKEKCKEELVEEIKKMVSQHKQLVSQTKKKQWCYNCEEEAMYHCCWNTSYCSIKCQQEHWHTEHKRTCRRKR; from the exons GAGCAGGGGACTGAAGGCAGTAAG gagTGGGAGTCAGAAAGCCATGACTGGTACTGCTTTGAGTGCCACCTCCCGGGAGATGTGCTGGCCTGCGACTCGTGCTTCCGGGTCTACCATCTCAAATGCATGTCAGAAGAGTGGAAGCCGAGGGAGAGCAGCGCGCATTGGCATTGCACTGTCTGCAGG ACTAGCAAAAAGAAGAGTTGTAATAAACAGGAAATGAGCAAATACCTGCGGTTCATTGTGCAGCGCATGAAGGAGAGG GCAATAGACTTGAATAAGAAAGGGAAAGATTGCAAGCACCTGATGTACAAAAGGCTGATTCACACGCCGCTGGATGTTTCAAACATACAAGAG AATGTCAATGAAGGCAAATATAAAAGTTTTGAAGAGTTCAAAGCTGACGCCAAGCTGATCGTCCACAACACAGCAATTCTGTATGGAG TTCACAGTGACCAGGCTGAAAGAGCGAGGCTGCTCTACAGTGACACATGCCATGAG ctgAATGAACTGCAGCTCTGCAAAAACTGTTTCTATTTGTCAAATGCACGACCTGATAGCTGGTTTTGCTACCCGTGC ATGCCGAATCACGAATTAGTTTGGGCCAAAATGAAGGGGTTTGGATACTGGCCAGCAAAAGTGTTACAAAGAGAAGACAGTCAAGTGGATGTGCGATTCTTTGGTCACCAACATCAGAG GGCATGGATTCCCTCAGACAACATCCAGGATATCAAGGTGAATGTGCAGCAGCTGCAGGTGAAGCGCAGCATGGGCTGGAAGAAGGCCTGCGACGAGCTGCAGCTGCACCAGCGCTTCCTGCGAGAGGGGAGGCTCTGGAAAACCAAGGTGGAGGACAGACACGAGGAAGAGGCAGAGTCCGGCATCTCCTCTACCAGCAACGAACAG CTTAAGGTTACCCAAGAGCCCAAAGCAAAGAAAGGGCGTCGCAGCCAACATTTGGAACCAAAAGAAGAA GACCCAGAGCCTGAGATTGAGGCAGTCAGTTCCAGTCAGGAGATCCCCACAACACATCACCAGCCTGAAAAGGTTTCTGTCTCGACTCAGACCAAAAAAACAAGTGCCTCCTCCCCAAGAACACTGCCCCGGAGCACCCAGACGAACAACGACGGCGTGTGCCAGAACATGTGCCACGAGAAATACACCAAAATCTTCAACGACGTCAAAGAGAGGATGAAAGCTGATAACAAGCGGGAGACTGAGCGAGTGCTACGAGAAGCCTTGGAAAAG CTCCGCACAGATATGGAGGAGGAGAAGCGGAAGGCCGTGTCTAACATGCAGGCAGAGATGGACAGAAAGTGCAAGCAGGTCAAGGAGAAATGCAAGGAGGAGCTGGTGGAGGAGATCAAGAAAATGGTCTCGCAGCACAAACAGCTGGTTTCTCAGACCAAGAAGAAGCAGTGG TGCTATAACTGTGAGGAGGAGGCCATGTACCACTGCTGCTGGAACACGTCCTACTGCTCTATCAAATGCCAGCAGGAGCACTGGCACACAGAGCACAAACGCACCTGCCGCAGGAAGAGATGA